A single genomic interval of Shewanella halotolerans harbors:
- a CDS encoding 4a-hydroxytetrahydrobiopterin dehydratase: protein MTELAQMKCEACQADAPKVTDAELAELIRMIPDWGVEVRDGIMQLERVYKFKNFKLAMEFTNKLADLAEEEFHHPGILTEWGKVTVTWWSHSIKGLHRNDFIMAAKTDQLLD from the coding sequence ATGACTGAATTAGCCCAAATGAAATGCGAAGCCTGCCAGGCCGACGCGCCTAAGGTGACCGATGCCGAGTTGGCCGAGCTGATCCGCATGATCCCAGATTGGGGCGTCGAGGTGCGTGATGGTATCATGCAGCTTGAGCGTGTCTACAAGTTTAAAAACTTTAAGCTGGCAATGGAATTTACCAATAAGTTGGCTGACTTAGCTGAGGAAGAGTTTCATCATCCCGGCATTCTAACCGAATGGGGCAAGGTCACCGTGACCTGGTGGTCTCACTCCATCAAGGGGCTGCACCGCAACGATTTCATCATGGCGGCCAAGACAGACCAGTTATTGGACTAA
- the tyrR gene encoding transcriptional regulator TyrR, with protein sequence MRLEVSCIDRVGLAKDILVILEGYGINLIAIDASNQGFLYLQFAEVNFDVLSELLPLIRKVEGVHDVRTVSFMPSEQEHYALKTLLKTLPDSVFSIDVKGRIRIVNESALMTVNMGEHEVLDEPLNHWVQGFNFNRWLSEPLVLAQATRVNIGQSEYLAEMLPIYLPDENDKTILAGAVVSLKSPARVGKQFNALQNQTTGFENVLAVSDKMKEVLVQARRMAQLDAPLLITGETGTGKELMARACHDASMRREHPFIAINCAAMPDSAAEEELFGYVSGGEVVKRGFFEEAKGGTVFLDEIAEMSKAAQVKLLRLLQDGTFRRVGGDVEVRSDVRIICSTQKNLAELCQTGEFREDLYYRIHVLSFHMPSLRERKVDVIPLTEMFLEHYSQQLSIPIRRISAPCREHLLGYAWPGNVRQLKNAIFRAVSMWDGSAELTVDQLKLPSYAEGFGYFDHQFEGSLDQAMKQFEASLLRRLYPAYPSTRQLAKKLGVSHTAIANKLREYKISKQKGM encoded by the coding sequence ATGCGCTTAGAAGTAAGTTGCATCGACCGCGTGGGTCTAGCAAAAGACATTCTGGTGATCCTCGAAGGCTATGGCATTAACCTGATAGCTATCGATGCCAGTAACCAGGGATTTCTCTATCTGCAGTTTGCTGAGGTCAACTTTGATGTGCTCAGTGAGCTGCTGCCGTTAATCAGGAAGGTGGAAGGGGTGCACGACGTGCGCACTGTCTCTTTCATGCCTTCCGAGCAGGAGCATTATGCGCTTAAGACCTTGCTGAAGACACTGCCGGATTCTGTCTTCTCCATTGATGTTAAGGGGCGGATCCGTATCGTCAACGAGTCGGCGCTGATGACGGTCAACATGGGTGAGCACGAGGTGCTCGACGAACCCCTCAATCATTGGGTGCAGGGCTTTAACTTCAACCGCTGGCTCAGCGAGCCGTTGGTGTTGGCCCAGGCCACACGGGTCAACATAGGCCAAAGCGAATACCTGGCCGAGATGTTGCCCATCTATCTGCCCGACGAGAACGACAAGACCATACTGGCGGGCGCCGTAGTCTCCCTCAAATCGCCCGCACGGGTCGGCAAGCAGTTTAACGCCCTACAGAATCAGACCACAGGGTTTGAGAATGTCCTGGCGGTCAGCGACAAGATGAAAGAGGTGTTGGTGCAGGCCAGACGCATGGCCCAGCTCGATGCGCCTCTGTTGATCACGGGTGAGACGGGCACAGGCAAAGAGCTGATGGCCAGAGCCTGCCACGATGCCAGCATGCGTCGAGAGCATCCCTTTATCGCGATTAACTGCGCTGCCATGCCAGACAGCGCGGCCGAAGAGGAGCTCTTCGGTTATGTCAGCGGTGGTGAGGTGGTCAAGCGTGGCTTCTTCGAGGAGGCCAAGGGTGGCACCGTCTTCTTAGATGAGATTGCCGAGATGTCCAAGGCGGCTCAGGTCAAACTGCTGCGTCTGTTGCAGGATGGCACCTTCCGCCGGGTGGGCGGCGATGTGGAGGTGCGCTCGGACGTGCGCATCATCTGCTCGACCCAGAAGAATCTGGCCGAACTATGCCAGACCGGTGAGTTCCGCGAAGATCTCTACTATCGCATCCATGTGCTCAGCTTCCATATGCCGTCGCTTCGCGAGCGCAAGGTGGATGTGATCCCCCTGACCGAGATGTTCCTCGAGCATTACAGTCAGCAGCTGTCTATCCCCATTCGCCGCATTTCGGCCCCATGCCGTGAGCACCTGCTGGGCTATGCCTGGCCGGGTAACGTGCGTCAGCTGAAAAACGCCATCTTCCGTGCGGTATCCATGTGGGATGGCTCGGCGGAGCTGACGGTGGATCAGCTAAAATTACCGTCATACGCCGAAGGCTTTGGTTATTTCGATCATCAGTTTGAGGGCAGCCTGGATCAGGCGATGAAACAGTTTGAGGCGAGCCTGCTCAGACGCCTCTATCCGGCGTACCCCAGTACCCGCCAGCTGGCGAAGAAACTCGGGGTGTCTCACACGGCCATCGCCAACAAGCTGAGGGAATATAAGATCAGCAAGCAAAAAGGGATGTAA
- a CDS encoding fumarylacetoacetate hydrolase family protein encodes MKLASYNNGRRDGQLMLVSKDLTKAVAVPAIAHTMQQLLDAWDLLQPQLQELYDALNQGVLDNTVDFDENKCLSPLPRAYQWADGSAYVNHVELVRKARGAEMPETFWTDPLVYQGGSDSFIAPKADIELASEEWGIDFESEVAVITDDVPMGIDADSAEKHIKLLMLVNDVSLRNLIPAELAKGFGFFQSKPSSSFSPVAVTPDELGDKWHESKVHLPLITHLNNELFGKPNCGIDMTFNFSQLIAHFTKTRPLGAGAIIGSGTISNYDRSAGSSCLAETRMLETISDGKPSTSFMRFGDRVRIEMLDENEQSIFGAIDQQVVEYKG; translated from the coding sequence ATGAAGTTAGCAAGTTATAACAACGGCCGTCGTGACGGTCAGCTGATGCTTGTGAGTAAAGATCTAACCAAGGCTGTTGCAGTACCGGCCATCGCGCACACCATGCAGCAGCTGCTCGACGCCTGGGATCTGCTTCAGCCGCAACTGCAAGAGCTTTATGATGCCCTTAACCAAGGCGTGCTAGACAACACGGTCGACTTCGACGAGAACAAGTGCCTGTCACCGCTGCCACGTGCCTATCAGTGGGCGGACGGTAGCGCCTATGTGAACCACGTTGAGCTGGTACGTAAGGCCCGCGGCGCCGAGATGCCAGAAACCTTCTGGACAGATCCTCTGGTGTATCAGGGCGGTTCTGACAGCTTTATCGCGCCTAAGGCGGATATCGAGCTGGCCAGCGAAGAGTGGGGCATAGATTTTGAATCTGAGGTGGCGGTGATCACCGACGACGTGCCTATGGGCATAGACGCTGATTCGGCCGAGAAGCATATCAAGCTGCTGATGCTGGTGAACGATGTGTCGCTGCGTAACCTAATCCCAGCCGAGCTGGCCAAGGGCTTCGGTTTCTTCCAGTCTAAGCCGTCCAGCAGCTTCTCTCCTGTCGCCGTGACCCCTGATGAGCTGGGTGACAAGTGGCATGAGTCTAAGGTGCATCTGCCGTTGATCACCCATCTGAACAACGAGCTGTTTGGTAAGCCAAACTGTGGCATCGACATGACCTTTAACTTCAGTCAGTTGATTGCCCATTTCACCAAGACTCGTCCATTGGGCGCCGGCGCCATCATAGGTTCGGGCACCATCTCTAACTATGATCGCAGCGCTGGCTCTAGCTGTCTGGCCGAGACCCGTATGCTGGAGACCATCAGCGACGGTAAGCCATCGACCTCATTCATGCGTTTCGGCGATCGCGTGCGTATCGAGATGCTGGATGAAAATGAGCAATCTATCTTTGGTGCCATCGATCAGCAGGTGGTTGAGTACAAAGGTTAA
- the maiA gene encoding maleylacetoacetate isomerase, producing the protein MKLLGYWRSSAAYRVRIALNLKGLDAELESVHLVKNGGEQHLPEYAGLNPQELVPTLIEGDNEFVLSQSLAIIEYLDEQYGGVIMLPREPKARAEVRAMALSIACEVHPLNNLKVLQYLTNTLELDEDAKNAWYHHWIHQGFSAFEKQLEKHAGTYCYGDEVTLADLCLIPQVYNANRFKVDLSAYPNIRRIWDNCHKLEAFQLAAPERQTDAS; encoded by the coding sequence ATGAAATTATTGGGCTACTGGCGCTCCAGCGCCGCTTATCGGGTGCGTATCGCATTGAATTTGAAGGGACTGGATGCAGAGCTCGAATCTGTGCATCTGGTGAAGAATGGCGGCGAGCAGCACTTGCCTGAGTATGCCGGGCTCAATCCCCAGGAGTTGGTGCCAACCCTGATCGAGGGCGACAACGAATTTGTCTTGTCTCAGTCGCTGGCGATCATCGAATATCTCGATGAGCAGTATGGCGGCGTTATAATGCTGCCAAGAGAGCCCAAGGCGAGAGCCGAGGTGCGCGCCATGGCACTCTCTATCGCCTGTGAGGTGCATCCGCTGAATAACCTCAAGGTGTTGCAGTATCTCACCAACACGCTTGAGCTCGATGAGGATGCCAAGAACGCCTGGTACCATCACTGGATCCACCAGGGCTTTAGCGCGTTTGAAAAGCAACTGGAAAAGCACGCCGGTACCTACTGCTATGGTGATGAGGTGACGCTGGCGGATCTCTGCCTGATCCCTCAGGTCTATAACGCCAATCGCTTCAAGGTCGACTTGAGCGCTTATCCCAACATTCGCCGTATCTGGGATAATTGCCATAAGCTCGAGGCCTTCCAGTTAGCGGCGCCCGAGCGTCAGACAGATGCCAGTTAG